Proteins encoded in a region of the Natator depressus isolate rNatDep1 chromosome 23, rNatDep2.hap1, whole genome shotgun sequence genome:
- the LOC141976630 gene encoding uncharacterized protein LOC141976630, with protein MYAKRLKSDLVELCRQRGLRVGRSTKEQLIAQLEERDRLDDPIPVPEGSRPADAAWALGPDQAGRGQTAAQDTPRPFLPMPGGGVVGSPANTEGPLTPAASRGSSQRSSPSLERMRLEWERERKMRELEDHEKQRQHEEKQRQHEQEEKERERQEKERERQEKERERQEKERERQHEQQEKEKQRQHELELARLRSSGAPAADG; from the coding sequence atgtacgctaaacgccttaagagcgacctggtggagctgtgcaggcagagggggctgcgcgtcgggaggtccaccaaggaacagctgattgcccagctggaggagagggatcgcttggatgacccgatccctgtccctgagggaagccgcccggcggacgcagcgtgggccctggggcctgaccaggctgggaggggtcagactgctgcccaggacaccccgagacccttcctacctatgcctgggggaggggttgtgggaagcccagcgaataccgagggccccctgaccccagcagccagcaggggatcctcccagcggagctccccatccctggagcggatgcggctggaatgggagagggagaggaaaatgagggagctggaggatcatgaaaaacaacgtcaacatgaggagaaacaacgtcaacatgagcaggaggagaaggagagggagcgtcaggagaaggagagggagcgtcaggagaaggagagggaacgccaggagaaggagagggaacgtcaacatgagcagcaggagaaggagaaacaaagacagcatgaactggagctggccaggctgaggagcagtggggccccggctgcg